Below is a genomic region from Myxococcus fulvus.
CCTGTCCGTCTACTCCTCGGCCCCGCTCACGGACGCGTCCCTGTCCCGCATCACCGAGCGCTGCGAGCGTCACCGCGTCCACCTCACCGTGAAGCGCATCGACGCCTTCCAGCAAATCACCCCGGACGCACCGCTCGCGACCGACGCCGAGGTCCGCGAGGTCCACGCGCGCTGCTGGCTCAAGGTCCGCTGCCACCTGGTCCACCAGGGCCGCTTCTACTCGTGCACCCGTCCACCCCACGTGGCCACGGTGCTCGGCCCCACGTACCCCCAGATGCCCGCGCTCGGCGAGGTGGACAGCGTGCGCCTGGACGCACCAGACCTGCTGGAGCGCATGCTCGGCCTCTTGGAACGGGACACGCCCCTGGCCACCTGCCGCTACTGCCTGGGGGCCAGCGGACCGTGGAAGCCCCACGCGCAGCTTCCTCGCGCGAGGCCCGCGGGCGCCCCGGCCTGAGCTACTTGGCGGACTTCGGCAGCGCGCTCTTCATCGCCGCCGGGTAGCGCTCACCCGCGGCGACCCCCGGAGGCGCGGCGTCGTCGATGTCCTTCAGGTCCTTCTCCGAGAGCTTCACCGCGAGCGCCCCCAGGTTCTCGTCCAGGTACTTGCGGCGCTTGGTGCCCGGGATGGGGACCAGGTCCTGCCCCTTCGCCAGCACCCACGCGAGCGCGAGCTGCGCCGGGGAGCAGCCCTTCTGCTTCGCCAGCGCCTCCACCTTCGTCACCAGCTCCAGGTTGCGCGTGAAGTTCTCCCCCTGGAAGCGCGGCGAGTTGCGACGGTAGTCATCCGCGGCCAGGTCCTCGAAGCGCTTGATCTGCCCCGTGAGGAAGCCGCGCCCCAGCGGGCTGTACGGCACGAAGCCGATGCCCAGCTCGCGGCACGCCTGCAGCACGCCGTCCTCGGGCTCGCGGCTCCACAGCGAGTACTCGCTCTGCAGCGCGGTGATGGGGTGCACCTTCGACGCGCGCCGCAGCGTGTCCGCGTCCACCTCCGACAGGCCCAGGTGCCGCACCTTGCCCTCGCGCACCAACCGCGCCATGGCGCCCACCGTGTCCTCGATGGGCGTCGTCGCGTCCAGGCGGTGCAGGTAGTACAGGTCGATGACGTCCACGCCCAGCCGGCGCAGGCTGGCCTCGCACGCCTGCTGCACGTACTCGGGCTTGCCGTTGATGCCGCGGGCCTGGGGGTTGTTCGGGTCGCGGACGATTCCGAACTTGGTCGCCAGCACCACCTTCGCGCGGTGGGGCTTGAGCACCCGCCCCACCAGCTCCTCGTTGCTGCCGGAGCCGTACATGTCCGCGGTGTCGAAGAAGGTGACGCCCTTGTCCAGGGCGTGCAGCAGCGTGGCCTCCGACTCCGCGTCGTCCCGGCCCGCGTAGAAGTCCGACATCCCCATGCAGCCCAGGCCCAGGGCCGACACCTTCAGGCCCTGCTTGCCGAGTGTCCGTGTCTCCATGTCGACATCCCTCCCGCCAGCGCGGCGTCCCGTGAGTCCAAGGGGGCCTTTACTGCGGCTGGGACGCCGACACGTCAACTGGAACGACACGCTCCCGAGGCAGGTCCACGGTGAAGATGGAGCCTCGGCCCTGCTCGCTCTCCACGCGCACCCGTCCGCCCATGGCCTCCACCAGCGTCCGCGTGATGTAGAGCCCCAGGCCCAGGCCGCCATAGTGCCGCTCCGACACGGCGCGCTCGAAGCGGCCGAACAGCCGGGGCAGGTGCTCGGGCGCGATGCCGATGCCCTGGTCGCGCACCTTGAGGCGCGCGCGGCTGGGGCCCTGTTCCAGACTCAACACGATGGGCTTGCCCGCGCCGTACTTCACCGCGTTGTCGATGAGGTTGGTGACCACCTGCTCCAGCCGCAGCCGGTCCCAGCGGCCCACGAGCCCCGCCTCGCCGCCCTCCACCTGGAGCGAGGAGCCGGACCTGGCCGCATGGGCCTCGTAGCGTGACGCCACCTCGTGGATGAGCGCGCCCAGGTCCACGTCCTCCAGCTCCAGCGCCAGCCTGCCCGCGGCGATGCGCGACACGTCGAGCAAATCGCCCACCAGCTCCGCCAGCTTCTTCACCTGCCGGGCCCCGGTGTCCACGTAGCCCTTCACCAGGGCGTAGGGGATGTTGTCCGGGTGTCGCTCCAGCTCGCGCGAGAGCGCCTGGAGCTTGAGGCTCAGCGGCGTCAGCGGCGTCTTCAGCTCGTGGCTCGCGATGGAGAGGAACTCGTCGCGCAGGCGGATGGCCTCCTGGGCCTCGCGGTACAGCCGCGCGTTCTCCATGGAGAGCGCGGCGCGGTAGGCCAGCTCCAGCCCGAAGGCGAGGTCCGCTTGCGTGTAGCGGCGGTTGGAGAACGAGGTGAAGAAGCTGAAGACGCCCATGGTGTGGCCGCGCACCACCAGCGGCACGGCGATGAACGAGCGCAGCCCCGTGGCCAGCATCACCCGGGCGTGGTTCTCGTTGTGCGCGCTGCGCTTGATGTGCGCGGGCGTCATCTCCTCCAGGAGGATGGCCTCGCCTCGCAGCAGCGCGGCGGTGGGCGGGTGGCGCGGGTTGCCCTCGGGCATGAGGTTGAAGTGGAGGACCTCGGCGGCGATGGGGGCGTCCTCGGGCCGGGCGTGGGCGACCTCCAGGCGGCGGAAGGTGCCGTCGGGCTGGGCCAGGTCCACGAAGCACCAGTCCGCGAGCGCGGGCACCACCAGCCGCGCCAGGTTGCGCATGGTGCCCTCGTAGTCGAGCGACGAGGCGAGCACGGTGCTGACCTCGGCGAGCACGCGGGTGCGGAACTCGGCCTGGCGCAGCTCGGTGGCCAGGGCCTCGGCGCGCTGGCGGGCGTGCACCAGATCCGTGACGTCGAAGCCGAAGCCGGCGATGCCGTCCACCTGCCCCTGGGCGTCGCGCGTGGGCTGGTAGACGAGGTTGTGGAAGGTCTCCTTCTCCATGCCGTCGGCCTGGAGGAAGCGCAGCGGGACGGCGCCGCTCACGAAGGGCTCGCCCGTGGTGTAGACGCGGTCCAGCACGTCGCGCGCGTCCTCCTCGCCCACCTTCACCACGCCTGACTGGAAGGGCTTGCCCAGGGTGTCGCGGCTCTTGAGCATCGAGCTGTTGCGGGCGTTGGAGAAGTCGAAGTCGTGCGAGGCGCCGCGCAGGAAGAAGATTTGCGCGGGGGCCTGCATGA
It encodes:
- a CDS encoding radical SAM protein codes for the protein MRYELHDGRILTWSLETHVVTHCNLRCVQCCPMSPHLPAWAVDPATLGADLTRLARVLKPNVFKLTGGEPFLHPDLAGVLDAVRASGICEQLSVTTNGLLAQSAPDAVYERLDRMTLSVYSSAPLTDASLSRITERCERHRVHLTVKRIDAFQQITPDAPLATDAEVREVHARCWLKVRCHLVHQGRFYSCTRPPHVATVLGPTYPQMPALGEVDSVRLDAPDLLERMLGLLERDTPLATCRYCLGASGPWKPHAQLPRARPAGAPA
- a CDS encoding aldo/keto reductase, with the protein product METRTLGKQGLKVSALGLGCMGMSDFYAGRDDAESEATLLHALDKGVTFFDTADMYGSGSNEELVGRVLKPHRAKVVLATKFGIVRDPNNPQARGINGKPEYVQQACEASLRRLGVDVIDLYYLHRLDATTPIEDTVGAMARLVREGKVRHLGLSEVDADTLRRASKVHPITALQSEYSLWSREPEDGVLQACRELGIGFVPYSPLGRGFLTGQIKRFEDLAADDYRRNSPRFQGENFTRNLELVTKVEALAKQKGCSPAQLALAWVLAKGQDLVPIPGTKRRKYLDENLGALAVKLSEKDLKDIDDAAPPGVAAGERYPAAMKSALPKSAK
- a CDS encoding ATP-binding protein, whose translation is MRALAPLSPDPRKAWSWLQRSWLGRYGVALLFFCFALLLQLELWPLMSTSPFLFFYGAVMVAGWWGGWGPSLLVTTLSLVAVDHYFLPPRLTLQMRSADVLALGIFALLAIFITKLNVSLSRALEERASLLEREHQARAASEAARTRLHTIFMQAPAQIFFLRGASHDFDFSNARNSSMLKSRDTLGKPFQSGVVKVGEEDARDVLDRVYTTGEPFVSGAVPLRFLQADGMEKETFHNLVYQPTRDAQGQVDGIAGFGFDVTDLVHARQRAEALATELRQAEFRTRVLAEVSTVLASSLDYEGTMRNLARLVVPALADWCFVDLAQPDGTFRRLEVAHARPEDAPIAAEVLHFNLMPEGNPRHPPTAALLRGEAILLEEMTPAHIKRSAHNENHARVMLATGLRSFIAVPLVVRGHTMGVFSFFTSFSNRRYTQADLAFGLELAYRAALSMENARLYREAQEAIRLRDEFLSIASHELKTPLTPLSLKLQALSRELERHPDNIPYALVKGYVDTGARQVKKLAELVGDLLDVSRIAAGRLALELEDVDLGALIHEVASRYEAHAARSGSSLQVEGGEAGLVGRWDRLRLEQVVTNLIDNAVKYGAGKPIVLSLEQGPSRARLKVRDQGIGIAPEHLPRLFGRFERAVSERHYGGLGLGLYITRTLVEAMGGRVRVESEQGRGSIFTVDLPRERVVPVDVSASQPQ